Proteins from a single region of Argiope bruennichi chromosome 6, qqArgBrue1.1, whole genome shotgun sequence:
- the LOC129971170 gene encoding potassium voltage-gated channel protein Shaker-like isoform X1: MAAVGIWSQAGASTYPEQLPGEFLLDYGCTSSLPKLHGEDGGGGPTEGGGVGGAQMLSMPPLCNFEPIPHDHDYCERVVINVSGLRFETQLRTLNQFPDTLLGDPARRIRYFDPLRNEYFFDRNRPSFDAILYYYQSGGRLRRPVNVPLDVFAEEIKFYELGEMAFNKFREDEGFIKEEERPLPKHELQRKLWLLFEYPESSQGARVIAIVSVVVILLSIFIFCLETLPEFKHYRLFNTTNNMTRVIEDEVPRTTDPFFIIETCCIIWFTFELLVRFLACPSKMAFCRDAMNSIDLMAIIPYFITLATVVSGQRPQERPINERGNNQAMSLAILRVIRLVRVFRIFKLSRHSKGLQILGRTLKASMRELGLLIFFLFIGVILFSSAVYYAEADSERSFFKSIPDAFWWAVVTMTTVGYGDMRPVGVWGKLVGSLCAIAGVLTIALPVPVIVSNFNYFYHRETDQEEMQSQNFNHVTSCPYLPGTVGAKLKRDSVSESASDIMELEEGMLLSVENTHMLGNYHHQQQQQLQKKPNCNPLHNNNINAVSIETDV; encoded by the coding sequence GTCCCTGCCGAAGCTGCACGGCGAAGATGGAGGAGGAGGCCCCACCGAGGGAGGCGGCGTGGGAGGCGCGCAGATGCTGTCCATGCCTCCCCTGTGCAACTTCGAGCCCATCCCTCACGACCACGACTACTGCGAGCGGGTCGTGATCAACGTGAGCGGGCTCCGGTTCGAGACGCAGCTCCGGACGCTGAACCAGTTCCCGGACACCCTGCTGGGGGACCCGGCTCGGCGTATCCGCTACTTCGACCCGCTGCGGAACGAGTACTTCTTCGACCGGAACCGGCCCTCCTTCGACGCCATCCTGTACTACTACCAGAGCGGGGGCCGGCTGCGGCGGCCCGTCAATGTGCCGCTAGACGTCTTCGCTGAGGAGATCAAGTTCTACGAGCTGGGCGAGATGGCCTTCAACAAGTTCCGCGAGGACGAGGGGTTCATCAAAGAGGAGGAGAGACCCTTGCCCAAGCACGAGCTGCAACGCAAGCTCTGGCTTCTATTCGAGTACCCCGAGAGCTCACAAGGGGCTCGTGTGATCGCCATCGTGTCAGTGGTCGTCATCCTGCTGTCGATCTTCATCTTCTGCTTGGAGACGCTGCCCGAATTCAAGCACTACCGCCTCTTCAACACCACCAACAACATGACGCGCGTTATAGAAGACGAGGTGCCTCGCACCACGGACCCCTTCTTCATCATCGAGACGTGCTGCATCATCTGGTTTACATTCGAGCTGCTCGTCCGTTTTCTGGCGTGTCCCTCCAAAATGGCCTTCTGCAGGGACGCCATGAACAGCATCGACTTGATGGCCATCATCCCGTATTTCATTACGCTGGCCACTGTCGTGAGTGGTCAGCGTCCGCAGGAAAGGCCCATCAATGAGAGGGGCAACAACCAGGCCATGTCACTGGCCATCCTCAGGGTTATCCGTCTGGTGCGTGTGTTCCGGATCTTCAAACTGTCCCGCCACTCCAAGGGCCTTCAGATCCTGGGCCGGACTCTCAAGGCGAGCATGCGGGAGCTCGGCCTGCTCATCTTCTTCCTCTTCATCGGCGTCATCCTCTTTTCGAGCGCCGTCTACTATGCGGAGGCGGACTCGGAACGGTCTTTCTTCAAAAGCATCCCCGACGCGTTCTGGTGGGCCGTGGTCACCATGACAACCGTCGGCTATGGGGACATGCGACCCGTCGGGGTGTGGGGCAAATTGGTGGGCTCGCTGTGCGCTATCGCCGGCGTGCTCACCATCGCCCTACCTGTGCCCGTCATAGTCTCCAACTTCAACTACTTCTACCACCGTGAGACGGACCAGGAGGAAATGCAGTCGCAAAATTTCAATCATGTCACCAGCTGTCCGTACTTGCCCGGTACGGTGGGCGCCAAGCTCAAGAGGGACTCTGTCAGTGAGTCCGCCTCGGACATCATGGAACTGGAGGAAGGCATGCTGCTCAGTGTCGAGAACACCCACATGCTCGGCAACTACCACCACCAGCAGCAGCAGCAGCTGCAGAAGAAGCCCAACTGCAACCCCCTCCACAACAACAATATTAATGCCGTCTCGATTGAAACCGATGTTTGA
- the LOC129971170 gene encoding potassium voltage-gated channel protein Shaker-like isoform X2, whose translation MIFMLTHSSLNKERKDREKKSLPKLHGEDGGGGPTEGGGVGGAQMLSMPPLCNFEPIPHDHDYCERVVINVSGLRFETQLRTLNQFPDTLLGDPARRIRYFDPLRNEYFFDRNRPSFDAILYYYQSGGRLRRPVNVPLDVFAEEIKFYELGEMAFNKFREDEGFIKEEERPLPKHELQRKLWLLFEYPESSQGARVIAIVSVVVILLSIFIFCLETLPEFKHYRLFNTTNNMTRVIEDEVPRTTDPFFIIETCCIIWFTFELLVRFLACPSKMAFCRDAMNSIDLMAIIPYFITLATVVSGQRPQERPINERGNNQAMSLAILRVIRLVRVFRIFKLSRHSKGLQILGRTLKASMRELGLLIFFLFIGVILFSSAVYYAEADSERSFFKSIPDAFWWAVVTMTTVGYGDMRPVGVWGKLVGSLCAIAGVLTIALPVPVIVSNFNYFYHRETDQEEMQSQNFNHVTSCPYLPGTVGAKLKRDSVSESASDIMELEEGMLLSVENTHMLGNYHHQQQQQLQKKPNCNPLHNNNINAVSIETDV comes from the coding sequence GTCCCTGCCGAAGCTGCACGGCGAAGATGGAGGAGGAGGCCCCACCGAGGGAGGCGGCGTGGGAGGCGCGCAGATGCTGTCCATGCCTCCCCTGTGCAACTTCGAGCCCATCCCTCACGACCACGACTACTGCGAGCGGGTCGTGATCAACGTGAGCGGGCTCCGGTTCGAGACGCAGCTCCGGACGCTGAACCAGTTCCCGGACACCCTGCTGGGGGACCCGGCTCGGCGTATCCGCTACTTCGACCCGCTGCGGAACGAGTACTTCTTCGACCGGAACCGGCCCTCCTTCGACGCCATCCTGTACTACTACCAGAGCGGGGGCCGGCTGCGGCGGCCCGTCAATGTGCCGCTAGACGTCTTCGCTGAGGAGATCAAGTTCTACGAGCTGGGCGAGATGGCCTTCAACAAGTTCCGCGAGGACGAGGGGTTCATCAAAGAGGAGGAGAGACCCTTGCCCAAGCACGAGCTGCAACGCAAGCTCTGGCTTCTATTCGAGTACCCCGAGAGCTCACAAGGGGCTCGTGTGATCGCCATCGTGTCAGTGGTCGTCATCCTGCTGTCGATCTTCATCTTCTGCTTGGAGACGCTGCCCGAATTCAAGCACTACCGCCTCTTCAACACCACCAACAACATGACGCGCGTTATAGAAGACGAGGTGCCTCGCACCACGGACCCCTTCTTCATCATCGAGACGTGCTGCATCATCTGGTTTACATTCGAGCTGCTCGTCCGTTTTCTGGCGTGTCCCTCCAAAATGGCCTTCTGCAGGGACGCCATGAACAGCATCGACTTGATGGCCATCATCCCGTATTTCATTACGCTGGCCACTGTCGTGAGTGGTCAGCGTCCGCAGGAAAGGCCCATCAATGAGAGGGGCAACAACCAGGCCATGTCACTGGCCATCCTCAGGGTTATCCGTCTGGTGCGTGTGTTCCGGATCTTCAAACTGTCCCGCCACTCCAAGGGCCTTCAGATCCTGGGCCGGACTCTCAAGGCGAGCATGCGGGAGCTCGGCCTGCTCATCTTCTTCCTCTTCATCGGCGTCATCCTCTTTTCGAGCGCCGTCTACTATGCGGAGGCGGACTCGGAACGGTCTTTCTTCAAAAGCATCCCCGACGCGTTCTGGTGGGCCGTGGTCACCATGACAACCGTCGGCTATGGGGACATGCGACCCGTCGGGGTGTGGGGCAAATTGGTGGGCTCGCTGTGCGCTATCGCCGGCGTGCTCACCATCGCCCTACCTGTGCCCGTCATAGTCTCCAACTTCAACTACTTCTACCACCGTGAGACGGACCAGGAGGAAATGCAGTCGCAAAATTTCAATCATGTCACCAGCTGTCCGTACTTGCCCGGTACGGTGGGCGCCAAGCTCAAGAGGGACTCTGTCAGTGAGTCCGCCTCGGACATCATGGAACTGGAGGAAGGCATGCTGCTCAGTGTCGAGAACACCCACATGCTCGGCAACTACCACCACCAGCAGCAGCAGCAGCTGCAGAAGAAGCCCAACTGCAACCCCCTCCACAACAACAATATTAATGCCGTCTCGATTGAAACCGATGTTTGA
- the LOC129971170 gene encoding potassium voltage-gated channel protein Shaker-like isoform X3 — MNESLPKLHGEDGGGGPTEGGGVGGAQMLSMPPLCNFEPIPHDHDYCERVVINVSGLRFETQLRTLNQFPDTLLGDPARRIRYFDPLRNEYFFDRNRPSFDAILYYYQSGGRLRRPVNVPLDVFAEEIKFYELGEMAFNKFREDEGFIKEEERPLPKHELQRKLWLLFEYPESSQGARVIAIVSVVVILLSIFIFCLETLPEFKHYRLFNTTNNMTRVIEDEVPRTTDPFFIIETCCIIWFTFELLVRFLACPSKMAFCRDAMNSIDLMAIIPYFITLATVVSGQRPQERPINERGNNQAMSLAILRVIRLVRVFRIFKLSRHSKGLQILGRTLKASMRELGLLIFFLFIGVILFSSAVYYAEADSERSFFKSIPDAFWWAVVTMTTVGYGDMRPVGVWGKLVGSLCAIAGVLTIALPVPVIVSNFNYFYHRETDQEEMQSQNFNHVTSCPYLPGTVGAKLKRDSVSESASDIMELEEGMLLSVENTHMLGNYHHQQQQQLQKKPNCNPLHNNNINAVSIETDV; from the coding sequence GTCCCTGCCGAAGCTGCACGGCGAAGATGGAGGAGGAGGCCCCACCGAGGGAGGCGGCGTGGGAGGCGCGCAGATGCTGTCCATGCCTCCCCTGTGCAACTTCGAGCCCATCCCTCACGACCACGACTACTGCGAGCGGGTCGTGATCAACGTGAGCGGGCTCCGGTTCGAGACGCAGCTCCGGACGCTGAACCAGTTCCCGGACACCCTGCTGGGGGACCCGGCTCGGCGTATCCGCTACTTCGACCCGCTGCGGAACGAGTACTTCTTCGACCGGAACCGGCCCTCCTTCGACGCCATCCTGTACTACTACCAGAGCGGGGGCCGGCTGCGGCGGCCCGTCAATGTGCCGCTAGACGTCTTCGCTGAGGAGATCAAGTTCTACGAGCTGGGCGAGATGGCCTTCAACAAGTTCCGCGAGGACGAGGGGTTCATCAAAGAGGAGGAGAGACCCTTGCCCAAGCACGAGCTGCAACGCAAGCTCTGGCTTCTATTCGAGTACCCCGAGAGCTCACAAGGGGCTCGTGTGATCGCCATCGTGTCAGTGGTCGTCATCCTGCTGTCGATCTTCATCTTCTGCTTGGAGACGCTGCCCGAATTCAAGCACTACCGCCTCTTCAACACCACCAACAACATGACGCGCGTTATAGAAGACGAGGTGCCTCGCACCACGGACCCCTTCTTCATCATCGAGACGTGCTGCATCATCTGGTTTACATTCGAGCTGCTCGTCCGTTTTCTGGCGTGTCCCTCCAAAATGGCCTTCTGCAGGGACGCCATGAACAGCATCGACTTGATGGCCATCATCCCGTATTTCATTACGCTGGCCACTGTCGTGAGTGGTCAGCGTCCGCAGGAAAGGCCCATCAATGAGAGGGGCAACAACCAGGCCATGTCACTGGCCATCCTCAGGGTTATCCGTCTGGTGCGTGTGTTCCGGATCTTCAAACTGTCCCGCCACTCCAAGGGCCTTCAGATCCTGGGCCGGACTCTCAAGGCGAGCATGCGGGAGCTCGGCCTGCTCATCTTCTTCCTCTTCATCGGCGTCATCCTCTTTTCGAGCGCCGTCTACTATGCGGAGGCGGACTCGGAACGGTCTTTCTTCAAAAGCATCCCCGACGCGTTCTGGTGGGCCGTGGTCACCATGACAACCGTCGGCTATGGGGACATGCGACCCGTCGGGGTGTGGGGCAAATTGGTGGGCTCGCTGTGCGCTATCGCCGGCGTGCTCACCATCGCCCTACCTGTGCCCGTCATAGTCTCCAACTTCAACTACTTCTACCACCGTGAGACGGACCAGGAGGAAATGCAGTCGCAAAATTTCAATCATGTCACCAGCTGTCCGTACTTGCCCGGTACGGTGGGCGCCAAGCTCAAGAGGGACTCTGTCAGTGAGTCCGCCTCGGACATCATGGAACTGGAGGAAGGCATGCTGCTCAGTGTCGAGAACACCCACATGCTCGGCAACTACCACCACCAGCAGCAGCAGCAGCTGCAGAAGAAGCCCAACTGCAACCCCCTCCACAACAACAATATTAATGCCGTCTCGATTGAAACCGATGTTTGA